One genomic segment of Arachis duranensis cultivar V14167 chromosome 4, aradu.V14167.gnm2.J7QH, whole genome shotgun sequence includes these proteins:
- the LOC110280199 gene encoding F-box/LRR-repeat protein At3g48880-like, with amino-acid sequence MKKKCVKSKISDARNINDVLYYELLVNIFMALNVVELATVSRVCKTWREARSDPKLWHKLDLSVLCYKPFNVPRMLGSWKDSSERLTKVLRGILTLSEVRHIRCFVFNYYTYLKDEHLLLVAERTPNLKMLVLPAICNLSKEAIEHAISLWVGLESITITRMINHKDIFPAIGKYCKGIIGLKFTIGFEMDHARALIEHTPNLKFLSLQSIIVSFRALRCVLENLKHLEIVNLCHSLIIDKPDTSNRVVLYTSHQLQHHQWPLLHRLRKILTCQSNNGCAICKNRMAGQNYMTKKALYEVVNKLYDHE; translated from the exons atgaaaaaaaagtgtGTGAAATCCAAAATCAGCGATGCTAGAAACATCAATGATGTTTTATACTACGAGTTGTTGGTGAATATTTTCATGGCCCTTAATGTTGTAGAGCTTGCAACAGTATCAAGAGTATGTAAAACTTGGCGTGAAGCTCGTAGTGATCCTAAACTTTGGCATAAGCTTGACCTTAGTGTACTTTGCTATAAACCTTTTAACGTACCCCGAATGCTAGGATCTTGGAAAGATTCAAGTGAAAGACTGACTAAAGTCTTGAGGGGAATCTTAACTCTGAGCGAAGTAAGGCACATTCGCTGTTTTGTGTTCAATTACTATACTTACTTAAAGGACGAACACTTGCTCCTTGTTGCTGAAAG GACTCCAAATCTGAAAATGTTAGTTCTACCTGCCATATGCAACTTATCAAAAGAAGCAATTGAACATGCAATTAGTTTATGGGTAGGGCTTGAATCCATCACAATTACCCGCATGATCAATCATAAGGACATTTTTCCTGCAATTGGCAAATACTGCAAAGGAATCATCGGTCTAAAATTCACTATTGGCTTCGAAATGGATCATGCTAGAGCCTTGATCGAACACACCCCAAATCTCAAGTTCTTGAGCCTTCAATCCATAATCGTGAGCTTTAGAGCATTGCGCTGTGTGCTTGAGAACTTGAAGCATTTGGAGATTGTGAATCTCTGCCATAGTCTCATCATAGACAAGCCTGACACATCAAACCGGGTTGTTTTGTACACTTCTCACCAATTGCAACATCATCAATGGCCGCTCCTCCACCGTTTGAGAAAGATTTTGACTTGTCAAAGTAATAACGGGTGTGCCATATGCAAGAATAGGATGGCGGGTCAAAACTATATGACCAAAAAGGCATTATATGAAGTCGTGAATAAATTATATGATCATGAATGA